The following coding sequences are from one Streptomyces venezuelae window:
- a CDS encoding glycerophosphodiester phosphodiesterase, with translation MATQDSGQQQPGTSPGRRALLGAAIAGAGAVAVGLPGVARAGERHGGGHGGHGGHGGYTTLPVPTVVAHRGASGYRPEHTLGSYQLALDMGAHVIEQDVVPTKDGHLVCRHENDITATTDVSAHPEFASRKTTKSVDGTSLTGWFTEDFTLAELKTLRAKERIPGTRQRNTLYDGRWDVPTLEEVFRWAEKEGRKRGKPVWLHIETKHPTYFRKLGLGLEEPLAKLLRRYGRHKKNSPNFLQSFEPSSIQRLAELVSAPRVVLLSTANSRPWDFVEANDPRTVADLITPKGLRWMAGFAQGIGPTLDLIIPRRADGSLGTPTTLVKDAHAADLILHPYTMRNENTFLPANFRKGTDPAAYGDAFGAFKAYFETGIDGIFSDNCDTALLAAADFVNQ, from the coding sequence ATGGCGACGCAGGATTCTGGTCAGCAGCAGCCGGGGACGAGCCCGGGGCGCCGAGCGCTACTGGGAGCGGCGATCGCCGGTGCGGGCGCCGTCGCGGTCGGACTGCCCGGCGTGGCGAGAGCCGGCGAACGGCACGGCGGTGGACACGGCGGGCACGGCGGACATGGCGGATACACGACCCTGCCCGTACCGACCGTCGTCGCGCACCGCGGCGCCAGCGGCTATCGGCCGGAACACACCCTCGGCTCGTACCAGCTCGCCCTCGACATGGGCGCCCACGTCATCGAGCAGGACGTGGTGCCCACCAAGGACGGTCACCTCGTCTGCCGTCACGAGAACGACATCACCGCGACGACGGACGTCTCGGCGCACCCCGAGTTCGCGTCCCGCAAGACCACCAAGTCCGTGGACGGCACCTCGCTCACCGGCTGGTTCACCGAAGACTTCACGCTCGCCGAGCTGAAGACGCTGCGCGCCAAGGAGCGCATCCCGGGCACCCGGCAGCGCAACACCCTCTACGACGGCCGTTGGGACGTGCCCACCCTCGAAGAGGTCTTCCGGTGGGCCGAGAAGGAGGGCCGCAAGCGCGGCAAGCCCGTCTGGCTGCACATCGAGACCAAGCACCCCACCTACTTCCGCAAGCTGGGCCTCGGCCTGGAGGAGCCCCTCGCCAAGCTCCTGCGCCGCTACGGCCGCCACAAGAAGAACTCGCCGAACTTCCTCCAGTCCTTCGAGCCCAGCAGCATCCAGCGCCTGGCCGAGCTGGTCTCCGCGCCGCGCGTCGTGCTCCTGTCCACCGCGAACTCCCGCCCCTGGGACTTCGTCGAGGCGAACGACCCGCGCACCGTCGCCGACCTGATCACGCCCAAGGGCCTGCGCTGGATGGCCGGCTTCGCACAGGGCATCGGCCCGACCCTCGACCTGATCATCCCGCGCAGGGCCGACGGCAGCCTCGGCACGCCGACCACCCTCGTCAAGGACGCGCACGCGGCGGACCTGATCCTGCACCCGTACACGATGCGCAACGAGAACACCTTCCTGCCCGCGAACTTCCGCAAGGGCACCGACCCCGCCGCCTACGGCGACGCCTTCGGCGCCTTCAAGGCGTACTTCGAGACGGGCATCGACGGGATCTTCTCCGACAACTGCGACACCGCCCTGCTCGCGGCCGCGGACTTCGTCAACCAGTGA
- a CDS encoding lysophospholipid acyltransferase family protein: MFRPRVEGAENIPGTGPVILAGNHLTFIDSMILPLVTNRPVFFIGKDEYVTGKGLKGRLMAWFFTGVGMIPVDRDGGRGGVAALMTGRRILDDGKVFGIYPEGTRSPDGRLYRGRTGIARLTLMTGAPVVPFAMIGTDKLQPGGKGLPRPGKVTVRFGEAMEFSRYDGMDRDRYVLRAVTDSVMTEVMLLSGQEYVDMYATKAKAA; this comes from the coding sequence ATGTTCCGCCCACGGGTAGAAGGCGCCGAGAACATCCCGGGGACCGGTCCCGTCATTCTGGCCGGAAACCACCTGACGTTCATCGACTCGATGATCCTGCCGCTGGTGACCAACCGTCCGGTGTTCTTCATCGGCAAGGACGAGTACGTCACCGGCAAGGGCCTCAAGGGCCGCCTCATGGCATGGTTCTTCACGGGTGTCGGCATGATTCCCGTGGACCGTGACGGTGGGCGCGGTGGTGTCGCGGCGCTGATGACGGGGCGTCGGATCCTCGACGACGGCAAGGTGTTCGGCATCTACCCCGAGGGCACGCGCTCCCCCGACGGTCGGCTGTACCGGGGGCGTACGGGCATCGCCCGGCTCACCCTGATGACGGGTGCGCCCGTCGTCCCCTTCGCGATGATCGGCACGGACAAGCTCCAGCCGGGCGGCAAGGGGCTTCCCCGGCCGGGGAAGGTGACGGTCCGCTTCGGCGAGGCGATGGAATTCTCGCGGTACGACGGGATGGACCGGGACCGGTATGTGCTGCGGGCGGTGACGGACTCCGTGATGACGGAGGTCATGTTGCTGTCGGGGCAGGAGTACGTGGACATGTACGCCACGAAGGCGAAAGCGGCGTAG
- a CDS encoding MFS transporter, with translation MTSTHKEAAAPEIERSPGRWLALAVLALAVLLVAVDATVLGLATPYISEDLKPSGTQLLWIGDVYSFVIAGLLVSMGSLGDRIGRKKLLLTGAVAFGAVSVLNSYATSPEMMIVARALLGVAGATLMPSTLALIRNIFHDPRERSLAVGIWGAMASAGAAVGPVVGGFLLEHFWWGSVFLINLPVMAVLVLVGIKFLPESKNPAPGPWDLVSVVLSLIGMIAVVYAIKEAAAHGLRWDVAAAAVVGVAALVWFVRRQLTLPAPLLDMRLFRNRGFSGAVLADLLTVLGLSGLVFFLSQFLQLVQGRRPFEAGLAELPAAVGAVGAGLIAGMVARRFSVRLVVAGGLAAVGLSLAVLTALDQSTGYPLLGAVLLVVGIGAGFSFTVTADVILSSVPKEQAGAASAVSETAYELGAALGIALLGSIVTGVYRDFTAPPGTPADVASAAHESLGGAVESSASLPSAQADVLLHSAQSAFVDGLRLAAGVGAAVLLATAAVAWFLLKHQKLEDGVEH, from the coding sequence ATGACCAGCACCCACAAGGAGGCCGCGGCACCCGAGATCGAGCGCAGCCCCGGCCGCTGGCTCGCCCTCGCCGTGCTCGCGCTGGCCGTGCTCCTGGTCGCCGTCGACGCGACCGTGCTCGGCCTGGCGACGCCGTACATCAGCGAAGACCTCAAGCCCTCCGGCACCCAGCTCCTCTGGATCGGCGACGTCTACTCGTTCGTCATCGCGGGCCTGCTCGTCTCCATGGGCAGCCTCGGCGACCGCATCGGCCGCAAGAAGCTGCTGCTCACCGGCGCGGTCGCGTTCGGCGCGGTGTCGGTCCTGAACTCCTACGCGACCAGTCCCGAGATGATGATCGTGGCCCGCGCGCTGCTCGGTGTCGCGGGCGCGACGCTGATGCCGTCGACGCTGGCGCTGATCCGCAACATCTTCCACGACCCGCGCGAGCGCAGCCTCGCCGTCGGCATCTGGGGCGCCATGGCGTCCGCGGGCGCCGCGGTCGGGCCCGTCGTCGGCGGATTCCTGCTCGAACACTTCTGGTGGGGCTCGGTCTTCCTCATCAACCTGCCCGTGATGGCCGTGCTCGTCCTGGTCGGCATCAAGTTCCTGCCCGAGTCCAAGAACCCGGCGCCGGGCCCCTGGGACCTGGTCAGCGTCGTGCTCTCCCTCATCGGCATGATCGCCGTCGTGTACGCCATCAAGGAGGCGGCCGCGCACGGGCTGCGCTGGGACGTGGCCGCGGCGGCGGTCGTGGGCGTCGCCGCGCTCGTCTGGTTCGTACGCCGCCAACTCACGCTGCCCGCGCCGCTCCTGGACATGCGGCTCTTCCGCAACCGCGGGTTCTCCGGGGCGGTCCTCGCCGACCTGCTGACCGTCCTCGGCCTCTCCGGACTGGTCTTCTTCCTCTCCCAGTTCCTCCAGCTCGTGCAGGGAAGGCGGCCGTTCGAGGCGGGCCTCGCCGAACTCCCCGCGGCGGTGGGCGCGGTGGGGGCGGGCCTGATCGCGGGCATGGTGGCCCGCCGCTTCTCCGTACGTCTGGTCGTCGCGGGCGGCCTGGCGGCGGTCGGCCTCTCCCTCGCCGTGCTCACGGCACTCGACCAGAGCACGGGCTATCCGCTCCTGGGCGCGGTGCTCCTCGTCGTGGGCATCGGCGCGGGCTTCTCCTTCACCGTCACCGCCGACGTCATCCTCTCCAGCGTCCCCAAGGAACAGGCGGGCGCGGCCTCCGCGGTCTCGGAGACGGCGTACGAGCTGGGCGCGGCGCTCGGCATCGCCCTCCTCGGCTCCATCGTCACCGGCGTCTACCGCGACTTCACGGCCCCGCCCGGCACGCCGGCGGACGTGGCGTCGGCGGCGCACGAGTCGCTGGGCGGCGCGGTGGAATCCTCGGCGTCCCTTCCTTCCGCCCAGGCGGATGTCCTCCTCCACTCCGCCCAGTCGGCGTTCGTCGACGGCCTCCGCCTGGCGGCGGGGGTGGGCGCGGCGGTCCTCCTGGCCACGGCGGCGGTGGCGTGGTTCCTCTTGAAGCACCAGAAACTGGAGGACGGCGTAGAGCACTAG
- a CDS encoding methionine ABC transporter ATP-binding protein, which yields MITTSGLTKVYRSRGREVTALDGVDLHVREGEVYGVIGQSGAGKSSLIRCVNLLERPTSGTVTVAGQDLTALAGRGPRAGKELRKARSRIGMVFQHFNLLSSRTVQDNVELPLEILGLSGQERSRKALELLDLVGLADKAKSYPAQLSGGQKQRVGIARALAGDPKVLLSDEATSALDPETTRSILQLLRDLNQQLGLTVLLITHEMDVVKSVCDSAALMERGQIIESGTVSELLATPGSELAAALFPVSGDATGADRTVVDVTFHGEAATQPVISQLSRTYNIDISILGAAMDTVAGKQVGRMRIELPGRFEENVVPIGFLREQGLQVDIAGEDAATTPKDATLLVKEGAK from the coding sequence GTGATCACCACTTCCGGCCTCACCAAGGTCTACCGCTCACGCGGTCGTGAAGTAACCGCCCTCGACGGAGTCGACCTGCACGTCCGCGAGGGCGAGGTGTACGGCGTCATCGGCCAGTCCGGCGCCGGCAAGTCCTCCCTGATCCGCTGCGTCAACCTCCTGGAGCGCCCCACCTCCGGCACCGTGACCGTCGCAGGCCAGGACCTCACCGCGCTCGCGGGCCGCGGCCCGCGCGCCGGCAAGGAACTGCGCAAGGCCCGCAGCCGCATCGGCATGGTCTTCCAGCACTTCAACCTGCTGTCCTCGCGCACCGTGCAGGACAACGTCGAGCTGCCCCTGGAGATCCTCGGCCTGTCCGGCCAGGAGCGCTCCCGCAAGGCCCTCGAACTCCTCGACCTGGTCGGTCTCGCCGACAAGGCCAAGTCCTACCCGGCTCAGCTCTCCGGCGGCCAGAAGCAGCGCGTCGGCATCGCCCGCGCCCTCGCCGGTGACCCGAAGGTGCTCCTCTCCGACGAGGCGACCAGCGCCCTCGACCCCGAGACCACCCGCTCCATCCTCCAGCTCCTGCGCGACCTCAACCAGCAGCTCGGCCTGACCGTCCTGCTCATCACGCACGAGATGGACGTCGTCAAGAGCGTCTGCGACTCCGCCGCCCTCATGGAGCGCGGGCAGATCATCGAGTCCGGCACCGTCAGCGAACTCCTCGCCACCCCCGGCTCCGAGCTCGCCGCCGCGCTCTTCCCCGTCAGCGGCGACGCCACCGGCGCCGACCGCACCGTCGTCGACGTGACCTTCCACGGGGAGGCCGCGACCCAGCCGGTCATCTCCCAGCTGTCACGCACGTACAACATCGACATCTCGATCCTCGGCGCCGCGATGGACACCGTCGCGGGCAAGCAGGTCGGCCGCATGCGCATCGAGCTGCCGGGCCGCTTCGAGGAGAACGTCGTCCCCATCGGCTTCCTGCGCGAGCAGGGCCTCCAGGTCGACATCGCGGGCGAAGACGCCGCAACCACGCCGAAGGACGCGACGCTGCTCGTGAAGGAAGGTGCCAAGTGA
- a CDS encoding MetQ/NlpA family ABC transporter substrate-binding protein, with the protein MRNTAKITTAVLAAGALTLGLSACGSDKGSGDKDGPLVVAATPTPQGEILDYVQKNLAKKAGLDLEVKEFTDYITPNTAVEQGEVFANYFQHKPYLDDFNKKRGTDIVPVPGATVHLEPLGVYSKKVKKLGELEKGATIAIPNDTTNEARALKLLADNGIIELKKGVGYEATPKDIAKNPKNIQFKELEAPTVPRTLSDVDAAVINGNYALEAKPALSPAKDAIVAEPAKGNPYGNFLAVKKGDENDPRVKKLAKLLTSPEVKKFIDEKYDGAVVAAF; encoded by the coding sequence GTGCGTAACACCGCCAAGATCACCACCGCTGTCCTCGCCGCCGGAGCCCTCACCCTCGGGCTCTCCGCCTGCGGCTCCGACAAGGGCTCCGGCGACAAGGACGGCCCGCTCGTCGTCGCCGCGACGCCGACGCCGCAGGGCGAGATCCTGGACTACGTCCAGAAGAACCTCGCCAAGAAGGCCGGCCTCGACCTCGAGGTGAAGGAATTCACCGACTACATCACGCCGAATACGGCCGTGGAGCAGGGCGAGGTCTTCGCCAACTACTTCCAGCACAAGCCGTACCTGGACGACTTCAACAAGAAGCGCGGCACCGACATCGTGCCCGTCCCGGGAGCCACGGTTCACCTGGAGCCGCTCGGCGTGTACTCGAAGAAGGTCAAGAAACTCGGTGAGCTGGAGAAGGGCGCCACGATCGCCATCCCCAACGACACCACCAACGAGGCCCGCGCGCTCAAGCTGCTCGCGGACAACGGCATCATCGAGCTCAAGAAGGGCGTCGGTTACGAGGCCACCCCCAAGGACATCGCCAAGAACCCCAAGAACATCCAGTTCAAGGAGCTCGAAGCCCCCACGGTGCCCCGCACCCTGAGCGATGTCGACGCCGCGGTGATCAACGGCAACTACGCGCTGGAGGCCAAGCCCGCCCTCAGCCCCGCCAAGGACGCCATCGTCGCCGAGCCCGCCAAGGGCAACCCCTACGGCAACTTCCTCGCCGTGAAGAAGGGCGACGAGAACGACCCGCGCGTGAAGAAGCTCGCCAAGCTCCTCACCTCGCCCGAGGTCAAGAAGTTCATCGACGAGAAGTACGACGGCGCCGTCGTCGCGGCGTTCTGA
- a CDS encoding GNAT family N-acetyltransferase, with protein MGMSVTISVAAADDQDAVEQILKLQYLCYQSEAAIYGDYSIEPLTQSLESLRGELAAGTVLVARLGTEVVASVRGTVDADGTARIGKLIVHPRMQRHGLGGRLLDAIEHRLGEGGTAKCFQLSAGHRSEQNLQLYRKHGYAPVSTQHVNERLTVLTFAKEAAAGTYVASA; from the coding sequence ATGGGCATGAGCGTGACCATCTCGGTGGCGGCGGCGGACGACCAGGACGCCGTCGAGCAGATCCTCAAACTGCAGTACCTCTGCTACCAGAGCGAGGCCGCGATCTACGGCGACTACTCGATCGAACCCCTGACGCAGTCCTTGGAGTCCCTCAGGGGCGAACTGGCCGCGGGCACCGTCCTGGTCGCCCGGCTCGGCACCGAGGTGGTGGCGTCCGTGCGCGGCACGGTCGACGCGGACGGCACGGCGCGGATCGGCAAGCTCATCGTCCACCCCCGGATGCAGCGCCACGGCCTGGGCGGCCGCCTCCTCGACGCGATCGAGCACCGGCTCGGCGAGGGCGGCACCGCCAAGTGCTTCCAGCTCTCCGCCGGCCACCGCAGCGAGCAGAACCTCCAGCTCTACCGCAAGCACGGGTACGCGCCGGTGAGCACCCAGCACGTGAACGAACGGCTCACGGTGCTCACGTTCGCGAAGGAGGCGGCCGCGGGAACGTACGTGGCCAGCGCCTAG
- a CDS encoding HAD family hydrolase, whose protein sequence is MKIHADALLFDNDGTLVSSLESVYRCWSRWAQEYGITAEEFAAVELHGRPAAEIAADLLPPEKIAEAVARIEELEVSDVAGGVVLLPGTRELLESLPADRWAVVTSATRALGEARLAEVGLRPGLVIAADDITRGKPDPEPFLLAADKLGVDPARCVVFEDAPAGLQAGRAAGMKTVALTTTHQASELSAGLADVVVKDLSAVSAQATEGGVEIVIAD, encoded by the coding sequence ATGAAGATCCATGCTGACGCGCTCCTGTTCGACAACGACGGCACCCTCGTCTCCTCCCTGGAGTCGGTGTACCGCTGCTGGTCACGGTGGGCGCAGGAGTACGGGATCACCGCCGAGGAGTTCGCCGCGGTCGAGCTGCACGGGCGCCCCGCCGCCGAGATCGCCGCCGACCTGCTGCCGCCGGAGAAGATCGCCGAGGCCGTCGCCCGCATCGAGGAGCTGGAGGTCTCCGACGTCGCGGGCGGGGTCGTCCTGCTTCCCGGCACCCGTGAGCTCCTGGAGTCCCTGCCCGCCGACCGCTGGGCCGTCGTGACGTCCGCGACCCGCGCCCTGGGCGAGGCCCGGCTCGCCGAGGTCGGCCTGCGCCCCGGCCTCGTCATCGCCGCCGACGACATCACGCGCGGCAAGCCCGACCCGGAGCCCTTCCTCCTCGCCGCCGACAAACTCGGCGTCGACCCCGCCCGCTGCGTCGTCTTCGAGGACGCCCCGGCTGGTCTGCAGGCGGGCCGGGCCGCGGGCATGAAGACCGTGGCGTTGACCACAACCCACCAGGCGTCCGAGCTCTCCGCCGGCCTCGCCGACGTCGTCGTCAAGGACCTCTCCGCCGTGTCCGCGCAGGCCACGGAGGGCGGCGTGGAGATCGTCATCGCCGATTGA
- a CDS encoding GNAT family N-acetyltransferase — translation MERRMTTASSGTAGTSGFPDISISTERLVLRPLEEADVPAYAEMMNDELVTAWTSVPQPYTEAVARDWIARRAPAERAEGRGIVLAVTEFLTQRLVGIIQLRGTDWRVRSTELSYVVAPWARGEGYASEAALATAQWLFHDQKFERIELRTAADNTAAQQVAQKIGCISEGVLRGAWIARTRNGGDPFGGWLELRTDLIVWSLLPEDLEGVSESLADSGFSAYSDWN, via the coding sequence ATGGAGCGGCGCATGACTACAGCCTCCTCGGGCACAGCGGGCACATCGGGGTTCCCCGACATCTCCATCAGCACGGAGCGGCTGGTGCTGCGCCCTCTCGAAGAGGCGGACGTCCCCGCGTACGCGGAGATGATGAACGACGAACTCGTCACGGCCTGGACCTCCGTGCCCCAGCCCTACACCGAGGCCGTCGCACGCGACTGGATCGCACGCCGCGCCCCCGCCGAACGCGCCGAGGGCCGCGGCATCGTCCTCGCCGTCACCGAGTTCCTCACCCAGCGACTTGTCGGCATCATCCAACTCCGGGGCACCGACTGGCGGGTGCGCTCCACCGAACTGAGTTACGTCGTCGCCCCCTGGGCGCGCGGTGAGGGGTACGCGTCCGAGGCCGCGCTCGCCACCGCCCAATGGCTGTTCCACGACCAGAAGTTCGAACGCATCGAGCTGCGCACCGCCGCCGACAACACCGCCGCCCAGCAGGTCGCCCAGAAGATCGGCTGCATCAGCGAGGGCGTCCTGCGCGGCGCCTGGATAGCGCGCACGCGCAACGGCGGCGACCCGTTCGGCGGCTGGCTCGAGCTGCGCACCGACCTCATCGTGTGGAGCCTGCTCCCCGAAGACCTCGAAGGCGTCTCCGAGAGCCTCGCCGACAGCGGGTTCTCCGCCTACTCCGACTGGAACTGA
- a CDS encoding methionine ABC transporter permease gives MTWSEMQPLLEQACWDTLYMVGWSTLIAVVAGLPLGVLLVLTERGGLLQNAFLNKVIGQIVNIARSMPFIILMVALMGFTRWITGTTIGREAALVPLAVGAIPFFARLVETSIREVDGGLVEAVQSMGGSTWTVVRKVLVPESLPSLISGATTTIVALIGYSAMAGTVGGGGLGDLALRYGYQRFETELMWITVAILAVVISVIQFVGDYAARRLHKRGGGSAPLLLFRPLRGVLPGTAAAESVTKTG, from the coding sequence GTGACCTGGTCGGAGATGCAGCCCCTGCTGGAGCAGGCCTGTTGGGACACCCTCTACATGGTGGGCTGGTCGACGCTGATAGCCGTCGTCGCCGGACTGCCGCTCGGCGTCCTGCTCGTCCTCACCGAGCGCGGCGGACTGCTTCAGAACGCCTTCCTCAACAAGGTCATCGGGCAGATCGTGAACATCGCCCGCTCGATGCCCTTCATCATCCTGATGGTCGCCCTCATGGGCTTCACGCGCTGGATCACCGGAACCACGATCGGCCGTGAGGCCGCCCTCGTGCCGCTCGCCGTCGGCGCCATCCCGTTCTTCGCGCGCCTGGTCGAGACCTCCATTCGTGAGGTCGACGGCGGGCTCGTCGAGGCCGTGCAGTCGATGGGCGGCTCCACCTGGACCGTCGTGCGCAAGGTCCTCGTACCCGAGTCGCTGCCCTCGCTGATCTCGGGCGCCACCACCACGATCGTCGCGCTCATCGGCTACTCCGCCATGGCGGGCACGGTCGGCGGCGGCGGCCTCGGCGACCTCGCCCTGCGCTACGGCTACCAGCGCTTCGAGACCGAGCTGATGTGGATCACCGTGGCGATCCTCGCCGTGGTCATCTCGGTCATCCAGTTCGTCGGCGACTACGCGGCCCGCCGCCTGCACAAGCGCGGCGGCGGCTCGGCCCCGCTGCTCCTGTTCCGGCCGCTGCGCGGCGTACTGCCCGGCACCGCCGCCGCCGAATCGGTCACCAAGACCGGCTGA
- a CDS encoding MetQ/NlpA family ABC transporter substrate-binding protein: MRTSAIAAAAGTLALALGLTACGADDRSDGALVVGATPTPAGEVLAYIQQNLAKKEGLDLRITEFTDYVTPNTALQEGSLDANLYQHAPYLEDFNQSKKTDLVPVTEVYLPPMGVYAKKTEDIAKLPTGATVGVPNDTTNEGRALQLLASKGLIGLKKGVGGTATPEDITSNPKKLTVKALEPAQLPRSLDDLDAAVINNNYALDAGLSPKKDAILLESSKGNPYNNVLAVKKGDKDDPRVRKLAKLLRSPEVKKFIEDTYKGSVLPVEAG, encoded by the coding sequence GTGCGTACGTCCGCCATCGCCGCCGCGGCGGGGACCCTGGCCCTCGCGCTCGGCCTCACCGCGTGCGGCGCGGACGACCGGAGCGACGGCGCGCTCGTGGTCGGCGCCACGCCGACCCCGGCCGGTGAGGTCCTCGCGTACATCCAGCAGAACCTGGCGAAGAAGGAGGGGCTCGACCTCAGGATCACGGAGTTCACGGACTACGTCACGCCGAACACCGCGCTCCAAGAGGGCTCCCTCGACGCCAACCTGTACCAGCACGCCCCGTACCTCGAAGACTTCAACCAGTCCAAGAAGACGGACCTCGTGCCGGTCACCGAGGTGTACCTGCCTCCCATGGGCGTGTACGCGAAGAAGACCGAGGACATCGCGAAGCTCCCCACCGGAGCCACCGTCGGCGTCCCGAACGACACGACCAACGAGGGGCGGGCGCTCCAGCTGCTCGCCTCCAAGGGCCTCATCGGACTCAAGAAGGGCGTCGGCGGCACCGCCACGCCCGAGGACATCACGTCCAACCCGAAGAAGCTCACCGTCAAGGCACTCGAACCCGCGCAGCTCCCGCGCTCGCTCGACGACCTCGACGCGGCGGTCATCAACAACAACTACGCGCTCGACGCGGGCCTCAGCCCCAAGAAGGACGCCATCCTCCTGGAGTCCTCGAAGGGCAATCCCTACAACAACGTCCTCGCCGTCAAGAAGGGCGACAAGGACGACCCGCGGGTGCGCAAGCTCGCGAAACTGCTCCGCTCGCCCGAGGTGAAGAAGTTCATCGAGGACACGTACAAGGGATCCGTCCTGCCCGTCGAGGCGGGCTGA
- the cbiE gene encoding precorrin-6y C5,15-methyltransferase (decarboxylating) subunit CbiE, whose protein sequence is MADRVTVIGWDGTPLTAAARSALSAATLVAGAAHHLALDEVPARAERIRLGSVGLAARRIAAHRGTAVVLADGDPGFFGVVRTLRAPEFGLEVEVVPAVSSVAQAFARAGMPWDDAEVVVAHRRTLRRAVNVCRAHPKVAVLTSPGAGPAELGLLLQGVHRTFVICEELGTEREQVSVVTSERAADHSWRDPNVVIVIGGAAAAADTGWIMGREPGAGPRGWALPAAEYGGDIWLGEGESDRLRAAQLARLGPRVGDLVWDIGCGSGAFTAEAARFGAAVIAVDSDPDALGRTTAAVRRFGVQAQTVHGVAPHVLEDLPEPDVVRVGGGGAAVVSAVADRRPERIVTHAATRDAAELIGRDLSEHGYAVECALLQSVELDTRAWREEKRTVAFLLSGRLPDRSP, encoded by the coding sequence ATGGCCGACCGGGTCACGGTGATCGGCTGGGACGGTACGCCGCTGACCGCCGCGGCACGCTCCGCGCTCAGTGCCGCGACGCTCGTGGCGGGCGCCGCCCACCACCTGGCACTCGACGAGGTCCCCGCCCGCGCCGAAAGGATCCGCCTCGGCAGCGTCGGCCTCGCCGCCCGCCGCATCGCCGCCCACCGCGGCACCGCCGTCGTCCTCGCCGACGGCGACCCCGGCTTCTTCGGTGTCGTACGCACCCTGCGCGCCCCGGAATTCGGCCTGGAGGTCGAAGTGGTGCCCGCCGTCTCCTCCGTCGCCCAGGCCTTCGCCCGCGCGGGCATGCCCTGGGACGACGCCGAGGTGGTCGTCGCCCACCGCCGCACCCTGCGCCGCGCCGTGAACGTCTGCCGCGCCCACCCCAAGGTCGCCGTCCTCACCTCGCCCGGCGCGGGCCCCGCCGAGCTCGGCCTGCTGCTCCAGGGCGTCCACCGCACCTTCGTGATCTGCGAGGAGCTCGGCACCGAACGCGAGCAGGTCTCCGTCGTCACCTCCGAGCGGGCCGCCGACCACAGCTGGCGCGACCCCAACGTCGTCATCGTCATCGGCGGCGCCGCCGCGGCCGCCGACACCGGCTGGATCATGGGCCGCGAACCGGGCGCGGGACCGCGCGGCTGGGCGCTGCCCGCCGCGGAGTACGGCGGCGACATCTGGCTCGGCGAGGGCGAGAGCGACCGGCTGCGGGCCGCGCAACTCGCCCGTCTGGGCCCGCGCGTGGGCGACCTCGTCTGGGACATCGGCTGCGGCAGCGGCGCCTTCACCGCGGAGGCGGCGCGGTTCGGCGCCGCGGTCATCGCCGTCGACAGCGACCCCGACGCCCTCGGCCGCACGACGGCCGCCGTCCGCCGCTTCGGCGTCCAGGCGCAGACCGTGCACGGCGTCGCCCCGCACGTCCTCGAAGACCTGCCCGAACCGGATGTCGTACGTGTCGGGGGCGGGGGAGCCGCGGTGGTCTCCGCGGTCGCCGACCGCCGTCCCGAGCGCATCGTGACCCATGCCGCGACACGCGACGCGGCCGAACTCATCGGCAGGGATCTCAGCGAGCACGGATACGCCGTCGAGTGCGCCCTCCTGCAATCCGTGGAGCTCGACACCCGGGCGTGGCGCGAGGAGAAGCGGACCGTGGCGTTCCTGCTCTCCGGGCGGTTGCCCGACCGTTCCCCGTGA
- a CDS encoding sigma-70 family RNA polymerase sigma factor — protein sequence MTYDPLPTLIPALRPLLAAEASAEALGSGTDPGDLEQAVWLRLLERLESDGPPADPALWLRGAVQAEARRTRCTDRQEAAYATEPADDTECGPEERALSADRKRTLHAAVRRLPGRCPGLMAALLSPKDLTYREIAGELGMSQGSLGPERSRCLGCLRRMLAAEVAAPAPWGMER from the coding sequence ATGACGTACGACCCCCTCCCCACGCTCATCCCCGCCCTGCGCCCGCTGCTCGCCGCCGAGGCGTCCGCGGAGGCACTCGGCTCCGGCACGGACCCCGGCGACCTCGAACAGGCCGTCTGGCTCCGCCTCCTGGAGCGTCTGGAGTCCGACGGGCCGCCCGCCGACCCCGCGCTGTGGCTGCGCGGCGCCGTACAGGCCGAGGCGCGCCGCACCCGGTGCACGGACCGTCAGGAGGCGGCGTACGCCACCGAACCCGCCGACGACACCGAGTGCGGCCCCGAGGAGCGCGCCCTGTCCGCCGACCGGAAACGCACCCTGCACGCCGCCGTGCGCAGACTGCCCGGACGCTGCCCCGGCCTCATGGCCGCACTGCTGTCCCCCAAGGACCTCACCTACCGCGAAATCGCAGGAGAGTTGGGAATGTCACAGGGGAGTCTGGGGCCGGAACGTTCCCGTTGCCTGGGATGCCTGCGCAGAATGCTGGCGGCGGAGGTTGCGGCTCCTGCACCGTGGGGAATGGAGCGTTAG